In Lolium rigidum isolate FL_2022 chromosome 7, APGP_CSIRO_Lrig_0.1, whole genome shotgun sequence, the DNA window TAACCCGGCCGAGCATGGCTGTTCCTTAGTCGCTTCGGTGGCATGGGCATCACCGACGACGCATCCTTGCAGGGCCGCATCACATGTCATGAGCACAAACCTTCCATGCCGGCGGAAGTGGTCCTTAACGAATTCCTCAAATCCCCGAGGCGGCCGGCGCAACACATGGAGCATGGTCCGAAGGCTGAGAAGGTAAGCATTCTCACTGTAGGGCAGCGCATTGCGACGACCCTCTGGTTTGCCGACTAGGGTCTCATATCCGGCCTCGTTGTAGTATGGTTGGTCGTTGAGGACGAGGCCTTGGATGGAGACAACAACTTGGAGGAGGCTTGATGTCACCGACGACCAGAGCTCGGTGCCCTCACCATCGAACGTATTTAGTAGACTGAGGCACACGGTACCAGACTCGTAGAGGTTTGGATTGAGGCGTAGACCGTAGGAGTGGTAATACACTTGGGGTGGCTCAGTCGGGTAGGAGGATGGTATCTGCAAGTCAAAGAAGAAGAGTCCGTGATGGTACGGTGTCCCGCTCGCACCCACCATTACCACCCGGAGCAGGTCCATGCGGTCTTCGAACACTCGTGTGTAGATGGTTTCTGCACATTAAATTGTTATAGGTACTTATTTAGAATCATGGACTATGCGTTTAGTAGTGTACTCTCATACCTGGTAAGTCGTTCTCTAGATTTTTCCATTCCTTTTGCACTACCTTGGCCCAGTTCTTCCCACGACTACCGCCCTGCATTTCCTTGGAAAAAGAGAGTTGGTTAAGGTTCTAAGTATATAAATTGGTACTAGTGAACAGTAGAAAAAGATCGTCGCAGATGGGTTCTAGACACAGACAAAACAATATCTGTAATACGCATGTATTTCACTTAAATCTAGAATACCCACAATTGTTCattttctaaaaataaatatTACCTGGTTTGCGTCGTCAAGGTAATGGTGATCCTGGGGGGTGATCTGCAATACATCGAAACGTGGGAAGCTGAACATTTCGTCACATTCAACAACGATGTTCTCCATTGCTTCACCACCAGGTACCTCTGAGCTTGGTAGCAAGGATGACGGCGGCGGTTGGTGATTGATCAGGTATCCCTTACCACGAGCCACCAGGTCGCTGGTGAATTGGAGGAAAGACCGGATTGCAAAACCGAAAAGGTTTGTTGTCATCGCAGCTAGGTCCTCATTTTCAACACCGCAATAGTTTGTTGGCTTGTGCGGATCATTATTGTCCTAAAATCATATGTAAGATTACACATATATTAGCACAAAAAGGCGCACCAGATGATTTGCCTCTTCAGGTGCTAGAACTTACAAGGATATACATACCGTGTTGGCAGCCTCTTCAGGTGCATCATCCatatcgtcgtcctccacccaatCACCCATTTCAGTCCGTAGATCTATGTAGTTCTCCTCGGTGACGGCAACGACCTCGTGTGGCATTACCTGCGGCACGCTCAATCAAATGAATGAGGTTGGGAGGTTATACATACTATAAGTTGTAGGTCCATGAAGAAGTAGAAAAAAAAGATACACTTACGTACCATTGACATACTGCCATCACCCCACTTGACTTGGACGTGTCCATCAGGAAGGTCAACAACATGCCCAACCCACGAAAGGTCAGCATCATCCGCATTCTTCTTCTTTTGGCCATCTAATGCCGCACTACCACCATCGTCCGTTGAGTCTGACTGTAGAAGGCGGACAACAATATCTCCGTAGTGAGGTGAGTGGTTCAGTTTGAGATCATATGCGCTCATGGTATCAATGCACTCGACCTCCCTAGCCTCGTCAGGGCACATCCCCGCCTTGAACCATGAAACGCAAACCGTCTGGTCCTTGCAGTCCACGCTCCTGACGACGCCCACACGTCTTGTTGTGTCATCGTCGTTTCCATTAGTATCACCGGCAGTATTGTTTTCGACGACGTGTTGTCCGGGGAAGAACTCGTGCTCATTCATCATATAAAAGGGGACGAGGGTCGCTGAAGGTATGCCACGCTGCAGGGTGCCGTCCTGCCATAGCACGTCAACAGAGGTGCTGGTGCTGGCGACAGTCATGGGAAACTCCACCTCCACATGCCTCCTGACTTGTGGGCGTCGCTCCCGCCTGTGCCCCTCAAAGAAGACCTTCCTCAGCTGCTTCCCGTAAAAAATCACATCCTTCTGCTTTGTGGGCGTGGGCATTGGTGCATCTTGGTCAGCATCAATCACGTCCTGATTGTTTTCAGCGCATGGGTcatccttttcctcctcctcctcctcctcctggtcctg includes these proteins:
- the LOC124671081 gene encoding probable ubiquitin-conjugating enzyme E2 23, whose translation is MDVVAVASPNIYLDDLVSFGRGILRQGIVHQDATVNNSLPVDTFEILLIDNSVVYKKAGDIRVLDRSHLHLGQVVGSASDIAGQIGVVTGVTTLLDLAERDSRGTATGLIRGVSPSNVRRVRFLSLGDFVVSGLWLGQVVEVSVDVDVLFDDGAVCRVTNADLKILQEVDGTRSLKYQRHQMNCNFYPGQSVTGRNRLSLFKTARWLNGYWNPCRNVGTVLKVETSGVLVYWIASMHCGMDKELVEASAPPAYQHPDELTFFCAASSCSWGVADQCFYREPRSTKTDDDNQDQEEEEEEEKDDPCAENNQDVIDADQDAPMPTPTKQKDVIFYGKQLRKVFFEGHRRERRPQVRRHVEVEFPMTVASTSTSVDVLWQDGTLQRGIPSATLVPFYMMNEHEFFPGQHVVENNTAGDTNGNDDDTTRRVGVVRSVDCKDQTVCVSWFKAGMCPDEAREVECIDTMSAYDLKLNHSPHYGDIVVRLLQSDSTDDGGSAALDGQKKKNADDADLSWVGHVVDLPDGHVQVKWGDGSMSMVMPHEVVAVTEENYIDLRTEMGDWVEDDDMDDAPEEAANTDNNDPHKPTNYCGVENEDLAAMTTNLFGFAIRSFLQFTSDLVARGKGYLINHQPPPSSLLPSSEVPGGEAMENIVVECDEMFSFPRFDVLQITPQDHHYLDDANQGGSRGKNWAKVVQKEWKNLENDLPETIYTRVFEDRMDLLRVVMVGASGTPYHHGLFFFDLQIPSSYPTEPPQVYYHSYGLRLNPNLYESGTVCLSLLNTFDGEGTELWSSVTSSLLQVVVSIQGLVLNDQPYYNEAGYETLVGKPEGRRNALPYSENAYLLSLRTMLHVLRRPPRGFEEFVKDHFRRHGRFVLMTCDAALQGCVVGDAHATEATKEQPCSAGLKLALANMLPILVAAFTEIGAQGCEEFQKAYALSTAH